Part of the Candidatus Poribacteria bacterium genome is shown below.
CACCTGATATTTGTCTGCTTGTCTCCAAACTGTTTCTGATTGAGGCTCTACGCCGCCCACTGCACAGAAAACAGCGACAGCTCCATCAAGGATTCGCAGCGATCTTTCAACTTCAACCGTAAAATCGATATGTCCGGGAGTATCAATAATGTTGATACCGTGTCCATCCCATTGGCACGTTGTTGCGGCAGCAGTGATGGTAATACCTCGTTCCTGTTCCTGTGCCATCCAATCCATTGTCGTTGTGCCGTCGTCGACCTCGCCCATACGATGCACTTTGCCTGTGTAGTACAACATGCGTTCGGTCACAGTTGTCTTGCCTGCATCAATGTGTGCCATGATGCCGATGTTGCGTGTATGGGTCAATGGAAAGCGGCGCTGCTCTATAGAACGCCGCTTTTCAGAGGTCATTTGATTTCGTTTTGTTGCTCTCATTTTTCTTCAAACTTTCCGTGATACAATAAAAAGATAAAAAATTACCGCCCCGATAGATCCCCGATAAGTCGGGACAGGCGGGATTTCGCTGCGCTCAACTTACCATCGATAATGTGCAAACGCCCGATTCGCCTCTGCCATGCGGTGTTGATCAAGTTTTCTGCGAATTGAAGCCCCATCATTCCCAGCGGCATCTAATAGTTCTCCCGCCAGCCGCTCTGCCATCGTTTTCTCTCCACGCTCTCTTGCAGACTGGATAATCCAACGGAGTGCCAATGTTGTGCGACGTTCTGCCTTAACATCAACGGGAACTTGGTAGGTTGCTCCCCCAACTCGCCGAGACCGAATCTCAAGAACCGGTTTAACGTTGTTAATTGCGTCGTGGAAGACTGTGAGTCCATCTTGGTTGGCACGTTTCTCAACAATGTCAATACTATTATATAGAATCGCGCGAGCAACACTTTTTTTTCCACGAGCCATTAAGAAGTTTATAAATTTCGCAACCAGCTTACTATTATATTTTGGATCTGGGAGTACGTCCCGTTTAACAACTTCTGCACGACGTGGCATACCTTATCTGCCTCCTCTAACCGGTACTCTTTGCGCCATATTTGGATCTGGCTTGCCGCCGATTTTCAACACCCGCTGTATCTAATGTGCCTCGGACAATGTGATATCTGACATTGGGCAAATCCTTGACTCTCCCGCCTCGCACGAGTACAACTGAGTGTTCTTGAAGATTATGATCTATGCCGGGGATATAGCAGGTAGCTTCTTGACCGTTCGTGAAACGGACACGAGCGACCTTGCGAAGTGCCGAATTCGGTTTCTTAGGTGTTATTGTCCTGACTTGTAGACAGATGCCGCGCCGTTGGGGGCAGCTTTCCAAGACTGGAGATTTGCTTTTCTTGCTTGTTCTTTTTCGAGATTTTCTGACTAGCTGATTTATTGTTGGCATATC
Proteins encoded:
- the rpsG gene encoding 30S ribosomal protein S7, which encodes MPRRAEVVKRDVLPDPKYNSKLVAKFINFLMARGKKSVARAILYNSIDIVEKRANQDGLTVFHDAINNVKPVLEIRSRRVGGATYQVPVDVKAERRTTLALRWIIQSARERGEKTMAERLAGELLDAAGNDGASIRRKLDQHRMAEANRAFAHYRW
- the rpsL gene encoding 30S ribosomal protein S12, producing MPTINQLVRKSRKRTSKKSKSPVLESCPQRRGICLQVRTITPKKPNSALRKVARVRFTNGQEATCYIPGIDHNLQEHSVVLVRGGRVKDLPNVRYHIVRGTLDTAGVENRRQARSKYGAKSTG